The genomic DNA atataattacaaatgGATTACAAGATTTATACAAAAGCATGGTTTAAAACTGCTGCTACATCAACAACAATATCACAGGACAATGCCAACATCTGGGGCTCTCCCTATTTTGAACCACACATTGGCTCCAGTTCCAGAGGTGCTGCTCTCTGCTCAGATCCCCCATCTTCTTGCTCTTTGAACTCTATTTCCAAGTTGAATCCAAACACACCATCATTCCCATACATGTCTCGATCCCACCGATCGATGAAACCATGCTTCGGGTCAGGTTTTGGTGGATTGAGGGGAGGATTGCAACCATGGTCAGGTTTTGGTGGATCGAGGGGAGGATTGCAATCATGTGTCATCCCATCGTCGACCTTCTGTTTCTTCCGAGGAGACGAGGACCCAATAGAGGCATCAGGAAGTGGCTTTGACTGAGATGGATTTTGCTTATCATCAACCAATGGTACCGCCTCAGAGGCTTTCAATGCACCCCCTAGTTTCTGCTGCTCCTCTATGATCTTCTGCAAGTACTTCCCTTGTGCTTCTATTCTCATCTGTAACTGCCTTTGCACCTACAATATATCCATTTAGTTGGATAATTATAGCAAATCAGGGATAATCAAACTCAAGAAAAGCACAGGACCTATTCTCATCAAACCTGAAAGCTTCAAACTGTAGATTTGCTAaccgttttttattttttacattaaatgtGTTTGTTACTACAGAAGAGATCAGGAGATCATTCCAGACAAGTCTAAGCATGAGAAGGGATGTGAATGCATGAAGGACCAGTATAAAAAGCTTATAGAGGAGCCAATATAAAATGCTGATTTGCAAGGAAGTTATCTTCCTCAATTCTGCTAATGAGTTTGATCTCCACAAGGTATATATAAAACTTCTTCCACGTCAAACAGTGAGTAGTATAAGAATTCTGGAAGTATTAACTGGATGCAGTTTTCATTTGCCAAACTCAGCCTTGGTAAAACTGATGACCATACATGTCCACAACATAAGAGCAACTCACCATGTGCAACATGCTAATGACAGACCATGAGC from Vitis riparia cultivar Riparia Gloire de Montpellier isolate 1030 chromosome 8, EGFV_Vit.rip_1.0, whole genome shotgun sequence includes the following:
- the LOC117920915 gene encoding myb family transcription factor PHL7-like, yielding MYHPKKFSTASLVPHKAQGSEPLATVGALGGSSVKNSNPTGGSGKQRLRWTSDLHDRFVDAITQLGGPDRATPKGVLRVMGVPGLTIYHVKSHLQKYRLAKYLPESPADGSKDEKKGSGDSGSSMDSAPGVQINEALRLQMEVQKRLHEQLEVQRQLQMRIEAQGKYLQKIIEEQQKLGGALKASEAVPLVDDKQNPSQSKPLPDASIGSSSPRKKQKVDDGMTHDCNPPLDPPKPDHGCNPPLNPPKPDPKHGFIDRWDRDMYGNDGVFGFNLEIEFKEQEDGGSEQRAAPLELEPMCGSK